In Rhodanobacter denitrificans, a single window of DNA contains:
- a CDS encoding hotdog fold thioesterase has product MSLWKQPTDLARLNGWSTNTLMEALGIRITAVGDDWLQGSMPVDARTHQPYGLLHGGASVALAETLGSTAAMLTLDPAKELAVGLDINANHVRGVREGSVTGTAKALHLGRTTQVWEIRIESEQGALVCIARLTMAVIPARGMGVR; this is encoded by the coding sequence ATGAGCCTCTGGAAACAACCCACCGACCTGGCCCGCCTCAACGGCTGGAGCACCAACACCCTGATGGAGGCGCTGGGCATCCGCATCACCGCGGTCGGCGACGACTGGCTGCAAGGCAGCATGCCGGTGGACGCGCGCACCCACCAGCCCTACGGCCTGCTGCACGGCGGCGCCTCGGTGGCACTGGCCGAGACCCTGGGCAGCACCGCAGCGATGCTCACGCTGGACCCGGCGAAGGAACTGGCGGTGGGCCTGGACATCAACGCCAACCATGTGCGCGGCGTGCGCGAGGGCAGCGTCACCGGCACCGCGAAGGCGCTGCATCTCGGCCGCACCACCCAGGTGTGGGAGATCCGCATCGAGAGCGAGCAGGGCGCGCTGGTGTGCATCGCACGCCTGACCATGGCGGTGATCCCGGCGCGCGGCATGGGCGTGCGTTGA
- a CDS encoding 2Fe-2S iron-sulfur cluster-binding protein, whose product MHPVPIVTLKSSGRQFPVAIGETVLEAAQRAGVALPYSCRAGVCGSCKATLLEGRCEYPRNPPLALDAGALAHHAVLPCQAVPCGDLLLEAREVASVEDIARRQLGVVVAAKWRLAADVIGLRLLPDRGERRLRRLPGQYLDVLLEDGRRRPFSIANGPQRDGSIELHVRHVAGGGFTSWVSDVLEVGDRLRVEGPLGTFVPREDSERPMIFMAGGTGFAPVKAIVEHFIALGTRRPMRLYWGARSAADLYLRALAEQWAREVPNLAFHAVVSHPALAEGLRTGLVHEAVLADQPDLAGHDLYMSGPPAMIDAAHPGFLAAGLPEERLYYDSFEYAPDVLAAIIAGRAGIHDD is encoded by the coding sequence ATGCACCCGGTGCCCATCGTTACCCTGAAATCCTCCGGCCGCCAGTTCCCCGTGGCCATCGGCGAGACCGTGCTGGAAGCGGCGCAGCGCGCGGGCGTGGCATTGCCGTATTCCTGTCGCGCCGGCGTCTGCGGCAGCTGCAAGGCGACCCTGCTGGAAGGGCGCTGCGAGTATCCGCGCAATCCGCCGCTGGCGCTGGATGCCGGCGCGCTGGCGCATCACGCGGTGCTGCCGTGCCAGGCGGTGCCGTGCGGCGACCTGCTGCTGGAGGCGCGCGAGGTGGCCTCGGTGGAGGACATCGCGCGGCGCCAGCTCGGCGTGGTGGTGGCCGCCAAGTGGCGGCTGGCGGCGGACGTGATCGGCCTGCGCCTGCTGCCGGATCGCGGCGAACGCCGGCTGCGGCGGCTGCCGGGGCAGTACCTGGACGTGCTGCTGGAGGACGGCCGGCGCCGGCCGTTCTCGATCGCCAACGGTCCGCAGCGGGACGGTTCGATCGAACTGCACGTGCGCCACGTCGCCGGTGGCGGCTTCACCTCGTGGGTCAGCGACGTGCTCGAGGTCGGCGACCGCCTGCGCGTGGAGGGGCCGCTGGGCACCTTCGTGCCGCGCGAGGATTCCGAGCGGCCGATGATCTTCATGGCCGGCGGCACCGGCTTCGCCCCGGTCAAGGCGATCGTCGAGCACTTCATCGCGCTGGGCACACGCCGGCCGATGCGGCTGTACTGGGGCGCGCGCAGCGCGGCCGACCTGTACCTGCGCGCACTGGCCGAGCAATGGGCGCGCGAGGTGCCGAACCTGGCGTTCCACGCGGTGGTCTCCCACCCCGCACTGGCCGAAGGCCTGCGCACGGGGCTGGTGCACGAGGCGGTGCTGGCGGACCAGCCCGACCTCGCCGGCCACGACCTCTACATGAGCGGCCCGCCGGCGATGATCGACGCCGCGCATCCTGGGTTCCTCGCCGCCGGGCTGCCGGAGGAGCGGCTGTACTACGACTCGTTCGAGTACGCGCCGGACGTGCTGGCGGCGATCATCGCCGGGCGCGCCGGCATCCACGATGACTGA
- a CDS encoding DUF1190 domain-containing protein, giving the protein MKRSKTAALLLMSTAPLLLTACDRSESASREGLYTSVEACVAQTNDSNTCQQAFAKAQQDAVATAPRFANREECEASYGKEKCAERNDGASHSFFGPLMTGFFLSQMMRNGVAANGFNSAPAFRDSNGGWQRPATGTGGVYRGGAGTAMVPVNATPNRAVTVSRSGFGTSGSSRSFGG; this is encoded by the coding sequence ATGAAGCGATCCAAGACCGCCGCCCTGCTGCTGATGAGCACGGCCCCGTTGTTGCTGACCGCCTGCGACCGCAGCGAAAGCGCGTCGCGCGAAGGCCTGTACACCTCGGTCGAGGCCTGCGTGGCGCAGACCAACGACAGCAACACCTGCCAGCAGGCATTCGCCAAGGCGCAACAGGACGCGGTGGCCACCGCGCCGCGCTTCGCCAACCGCGAGGAATGCGAAGCCAGCTACGGCAAGGAAAAGTGCGCCGAACGCAATGACGGCGCCAGCCATTCGTTCTTCGGCCCGCTGATGACCGGCTTCTTCCTGTCGCAGATGATGCGCAACGGCGTGGCCGCGAACGGCTTCAACAGCGCACCGGCGTTCCGCGACAGCAACGGCGGCTGGCAGCGCCCGGCCACCGGCACCGGCGGCGTCTACCGCGGCGGCGCCGGTACCGCGATGGTGCCGGTCAACGCCACACCGAACCGCGCGGTCACGGTCAGCCGTTCCGGCTTCGGCACGTCCGGCAGCAGCCGCAGTTTCGGCGGCTGA
- a CDS encoding serine/threonine protein kinase — protein sequence MNAAPYASLSPDLVLDAVSACGLWPDGRLLALNSYENRVWQVGLERDGLEPATPVIAKFYRPGRWSDAAIVEEHAFTQELADAELPVVAPLAFDGRTLLHHGGFRYALTPRRGGRAPELEAIDQLQWLGRLIARLHLIGARAPFVHRGRLDRDTMVQQPMLAVLASSLLPTALQTNYRAAATRLDEAIAARLEALGPLRQLRLHGDCHPGNVLWTDAGPHFVDFDDARSGPAVQDLWMLANDERALDAVLEGYRQFRDFDHAELALIPALRAMRQLHYAGWIAARWHDPAFPAAFPFAAEPRWWEQHVADLHELADALE from the coding sequence TTGAACGCCGCGCCGTACGCCAGCCTCAGCCCCGACCTGGTGCTCGACGCGGTGAGCGCCTGCGGCCTGTGGCCGGACGGCCGGCTGCTGGCGCTGAACAGCTACGAGAACCGGGTGTGGCAGGTGGGTCTGGAACGTGATGGATTGGAGCCGGCCACCCCGGTGATCGCGAAGTTCTACCGGCCCGGCCGCTGGAGCGACGCGGCGATCGTCGAGGAGCACGCGTTCACCCAGGAACTGGCCGACGCCGAGCTGCCGGTGGTGGCGCCGCTCGCCTTCGATGGCCGCACCCTGCTGCACCACGGCGGCTTCCGCTACGCGTTGACGCCGCGTCGCGGCGGCCGCGCGCCGGAGCTGGAAGCGATTGATCAACTGCAGTGGCTGGGCCGGCTGATCGCGCGCCTGCACCTGATCGGCGCGCGTGCGCCGTTCGTCCATCGCGGCAGGCTCGACCGCGACACGATGGTGCAGCAGCCGATGCTTGCGGTGCTCGCCTCGTCGCTGTTGCCGACCGCGCTGCAGACGAACTACCGCGCCGCCGCGACGCGGCTGGACGAAGCGATTGCTGCCCGGCTGGAAGCGCTCGGCCCGCTGCGCCAGCTGCGCCTGCACGGCGACTGCCATCCGGGCAACGTGCTGTGGACCGACGCCGGCCCGCACTTCGTCGATTTCGATGATGCGCGCAGCGGCCCCGCCGTGCAGGATCTGTGGATGCTCGCCAACGACGAGCGCGCGCTGGACGCCGTGCTCGAGGGCTACCGGCAGTTCCGCGACTTCGACCACGCCGAGCTGGCGCTGATTCCCGCACTGCGCGCGATGCGCCAGCTGCACTACGCCGGCTGGATCGCCGCGCGCTGGCACGACCCGGCCTTCCCCGCCGCGTTCCCGTTCGCCGCCGAACCGCGCTGGTGGGAACAGCACGTCGCCGACCTGCATGAGCTGGCCGACGCGCTGGAATGA